CAAGAAACACCGCAATTTAACTCCTTTTAGGTTGATAAGGGGTGTGGCATGTCTACTCGTGTTTGTTTCTACTGCGTTTGTGTTCTTAGTGTATTGTGCTCCGTCCGCCTTCTTGTCGCGGTTTGTTACCATACATTATCGCAGAAAAGTGACCTCCTTCATCTTCTCTATTTGGTTGTCTATGTGGCCCTTTCTGTTCGAAAAGATTAATGGTACGAAAGTTGTTTTTTCCGGGGATGCTGTCCCGGCAGAAGAACGTGTTTTGCTTATTGCCAATCACAGAACTGAGGTTGATTGGATGTATCTGTGGAATCTGGCACTGCGGAAAGGGTTCTTAGGCTCTATGAAATATATTCTCAAGAGTAGCTTGATGAAATTGCCTATCTTTGGTTGGGGTTTTCACATTTTGGAGTTCATATCGGTTGATAGGAAGTGGGAAGTTGATGAACCTGTTATGCGTCAAATGCTTTCAACTTTTAAGGATCCTCGAGATTCCTTATGGCTTGCTCTTTTCCCTGAAGGAACTGATTTTACGTAATGCCTCTGTTTTCCTTTATCTTCCTTAAAGTTCCGTATAATCATgcttaaattttgattttgatagttcacttttttaattttgattcacATGTTTACACAGGGAAAAGAAATGCATAGCGAGTCAAAAATTTGCAGCTGAAGTTGGACTACCCGTGCTTAAGAATGTGCTGCTTCCAAAATCAAGGGGTTTTTGTGTTTGCTTGGAAGTTCTTCAGGGCTCATTGGATGCAGGTTTGTTTAAACTATTTTCACATCTATATTGTGGTCGAATATAAATGATAGTATCAAAATACATAACTACATTGTGCTAAATTTTTCTCATAAGAGAAAAAAAGGTTTCATCATAATTATGACCAAGCAATGCAACTTAAACTGTCTTTGCTGATTTGTACTACTCATTTAAGAGGTATCTTGTATGTTTTTTCAACTGTTTAATGACTAAAAAAATGAGATGATTTTGTAAACCTTGCAAGTCATGGTCACCTCTACCtctagtaaatatttaaattgtagaACTCTTGTACAATtcagttttcagaaaaggaTTTATGTACTTATTGGCTGGCTATCTTTTTGAGGGACTAGTTTATCGTTTAGTTGAAATAATATTTCTTAATTGATTTTCTGTTGTGTCTTTGTCATCAAGACCTTCCAGAAACTCTACTAAATTAAGAATAAAGTATTCCCTTCCACCCTTTTTAAGATGAGGCATCAGAAACAGGCCTCTAACTTGGACCGGTTCTGTTAGGAAGATTTGCTTTAATTGAAACAATAAAGATTACTATATGAAACAATGGAAACTTAACTGGCATGTTTATGAATGGTGCCAGACCTGATCTGCTATAACCCTTTTTGGTTAGCATACCTCAGCAATACGGATCTTGTTCTTGGTGAATAATATAAAACAGGATTTGCACTGAGATTTCGATATAGAAACTCGCGAAAGGCAACAATTATCTCAGATTGATATAATAAAAATGCTAATGAGGCGATGTTCTATGAAGTTATTGCGGGTGATTTCTGATGTATATTTTGTCTTGCACACCTGCAGTTTATGATGTAACTATTGCATACAAGCATCAGCGCCCTACCTTTTTGGACAATGTATTTGGTGTAGATCCCGCTGAAGTTCACATGCATATTAAACGCATCTCTATCGATGACATTCCAGCTTCCGACAGTGAGGCTGCTAGTTGGTTAATGAATACCTTCCAGCATAAGGATGATTTGCTGTCGGAATTCAGAACTCATGGCCATTTTCCTAAAGAAAGAAGAGAAGCAGAAATTTCTACATTAAGATGCTTGATAAATATAACCATCGTAGTATCCCTAACCGCTATATTTACTTATCTCACCCTTTTCTCATCAATCTGGTTCAAAATATATGTAAGTTTAGCTTGTGCCTTTCTTACCGTAGTTACTTACTTTGATCTTCGGCCATTGCCAATCGTAGATTCTTTAAACTGTATGTTTAGTTACAAGAAAATGTAGTGCTAAATAGCTTGTTATAGAAGATGATCAACAGTACTAGTTGATCTCTTGTGTAAAGGATGCTAATTGGTAGAATTTCATTTCGAGTGTAAGTAAATACAAAATCAGAATTTTAACTGTTGAAATGTGTGGTTGTGTTGCTGGAGCGTGGAAGCTTACCCACAGCAGGTATGTTCCAGTACTTGGAATGCTGATCAGTGAGCACAGGTCCATGATCCATCGAATTGATTGGTTGTTTAGTACTGGTTCAGTCTGCTATTCCAGCCCATGATTTGGACTGGTGTGGTGTGGCTACGCAAGGTCAGTGAAAAGCTATCAGGAAGTGGACCGGTGTAACAGGTAATTTTTTCGTCCTTTTCTCCTTTCACCTCCTTCTAGTGATTTTAGTCCTGAAAATTTGATAATTCGTATTAGTTATGTATATGCCTTCTAACTCCTGATTCCTGAAGGATGCTTGCTTCCCATCTAAGGTGCAcgtctcaaaaataaaaaatctaaggTGCATGGAAAACAGAAATGAAAAATGTACGAAATGTGAAAAATTGCATAGTAAtacaaatattgaaatttatttgtaaatcttatttataaaaatatatatgtttcatacaaataaattactatatatttataataattaataaaataaatcatatgtATATTTGTCTATAATTATTTGTCCAATTAGGTTTTCAAAATgagtttaattattatttttcaaatttactcGTTCCTTAGATGACTCTATGTTTCAATTTATAAAGTAtttgttaattattaattattaattattaattattaactaatagggttatattagtatttatatttataatttaagacaaaataatacatttttggTATGTACAATTTTAGTTAAATGAATAGTAAAAAAACGGAGGAGATAGTTTATAATTACTATTACCATAATCTAAATATTGTTGGTATGTGAttggttttttatttatttatgtttacttttttttcaaGTCTTTTTATGGCAAATGGGTGTgtatgttttttaatatttgcgaAACAGACCCGCAACATTTTGTACGAATTTTTGAGAGTTTCAAATgttgaaatattttgaaaaaaaatacaacttttTCGAGTTTTTTGTGCTAGTTAGCTATCAATGATTTGCTCATCTTCTTGGTGTCTTTGATCACCCTGTTTCATTCTACCAATCCTttgcaacaaaaacaaaaggCCAAACCTCTAAAAAATACTAAACTTTTGCGATTTATGTCACTTATgaccaaaactttaaaaattggcAAATATAATCagcttttttaatattttgtaccTTTTATAGCCATTTCTGAATTGGTTCGTTTTTTAATTGTGATTAAACCTTTAATTGTGACACAAAACGCAacgatttgatattttattgtgatttaTATAAATGGCTCTCATATTAGTAAGAAAATCGATTTATTTGAATTTGGCTATAAAAGAAACACAATTGTTAAAACTGGTTATATTTGccgttttaaaaggtttggtcaTAACTAATAAAGATCATAGAAGTTTGGTATTTTTAGAGGATTTGgccaaaataaaatagattCAATTGAATTATCGTCATtttagaatgaaaaaaaaaatatcagaaCAATTGGTTGGAACTATACCAAACAGAGGAACATATGATCTTAGATTTGTTGTGTGTGTTTTTTGTTAGCGTGTATTAGGGTTTTTTATGATGCTACAGATTTCTTATTAAACTATTAGGTAATGCCATGCACCGCCATGAATCAGCTATCCACTTCTTATTTCCCTAATTTATCTCATTATTTTTAGGCCTAATCACCTATGAAGTCAAAGTATTTAATGTTATTATCAATTATAAgccttaattttgtttttgtttttattttgctaAATTGAATCAATTGATATTGATTTTTGTGTCTTTATTTGGAAAAATGATTGTTTTTCTTAtatttatcttttctttttatcaattggGTGAATTTAAGCTACGATAAACAACTATTCAA
This region of Mercurialis annua linkage group LG1-X, ddMerAnnu1.2, whole genome shotgun sequence genomic DNA includes:
- the LOC126664807 gene encoding probable 1-acyl-sn-glycerol-3-phosphate acyltransferase 4 — translated: MEATKKHRNLTPFRLIRGVACLLVFVSTAFVFLVYCAPSAFLSRFVTIHYRRKVTSFIFSIWLSMWPFLFEKINGTKVVFSGDAVPAEERVLLIANHRTEVDWMYLWNLALRKGFLGSMKYILKSSLMKLPIFGWGFHILEFISVDRKWEVDEPVMRQMLSTFKDPRDSLWLALFPEGTDFTEKKCIASQKFAAEVGLPVLKNVLLPKSRGFCVCLEVLQGSLDAVYDVTIAYKHQRPTFLDNVFGVDPAEVHMHIKRISIDDIPASDSEAASWLMNTFQHKDDLLSEFRTHGHFPKERREAEISTLRCLINITIVVSLTAIFTYLTLFSSIWFKIYVSLACAFLTVVTYFDLRPLPIVDSLNCMFSYKKM